One window from the genome of Balaenoptera musculus isolate JJ_BM4_2016_0621 chromosome 3, mBalMus1.pri.v3, whole genome shotgun sequence encodes:
- the LOC118892588 gene encoding LOW QUALITY PROTEIN: olfactory receptor 2B11 (The sequence of the model RefSeq protein was modified relative to this genomic sequence to represent the inferred CDS: inserted 3 bases in 2 codons; substituted 4 bases at 4 genomic stop codons), with amino-acid sequence MRSDNQSFLGDPPKDFILLGVSDRPCLGLPFFVVLLVSYVLSMLGNISIILVSQLDPQLHSPMXIFLSHLSFLDLCYTTTKVPQMLVNMGSSSKTISYSGCTVQYAIFHXLGCTXAPMALDCYVAICEPLXYTIIMHCPLCQQLVVVAWLSGFGNSLVXVVLRVQLPFCGQKVLNNFFCEVPAKIKLACADTAVNDTTLAVLVTFFVLVPLALILLSYGFIARAVLMIQSSKGWHKAFGTCSSHLVVVSLIYLPAIYLYLQPPSSYSQEQDKFISLFYSXITPTLNPFIYTLRNKDVEGALRRLLAKGVPSTWWRKSYVQAQITIHTSPWEPMQPVRVL; translated from the exons ATGAGAAGTGACAACCAAAGCTTTTTGGGGGACCCCCCTAAGGACTTCATCCTTCTGGGTGTTTCTGATAGGCCATGTCTGGGACTTCCTTTCTTTGTGGTCCTTCTGGTGTCCTATGTTCTGTCCATGTTggggaacatttccatcatcctgGTGTCCCAGCTGGATCCCCAGCTCCACAGCCCCATGTAAATCTTCCTCAGCCACCTCTCCTTCCTGGACCTCTGCTATACCACCACCAAGGTCCCTCAGATGCTGGTCAACATGGGCAGCTCCAGCAAGACCATCAGCTACAGTGGCTGCACTGTACAGTATGCAATTTTCCACTAGTTGGGATGCAC AGCACCCATGGCTCTGGACTGCTACGTGGCCATCTGTGAGCCCCTCTGATACACCATTATCATGCACTGCCCTCTCTGCCAGCAGCTTGTGGTTGTGGCCTGGCTCAGTGGCTTTGGCAACTCCCTTGTTTAGGTAGTCCTGAGAGTACAGTTGCCTTTCTGTGGGCAAAAGGTGCTAAACAACTTCTTCTGTGAGGTGCCAGCCAAGATCAAGCTAGCGTGTGCTGACACAGCTGTGAATGACACCACACTGGCTGTGCTGGTGACCTTCTTTGTGCTGGTCCCCCTAGCTCTCATCCTTCTCTCCTATGGCTTCATTGCTCGTGCAGTGCTCATGATCCAGTCCTCCAAGGGATGGCACAAGGCATTTGGGACCTGTTCTTCCCACCTGGTGGTGGTCTCCCTCATCTACCTACCTGCCATCTACTTGTACTTGCAACCTCCTTCCAGCTACTCCCAGGAGCAGGACAAATTTATCTCCCTCTTCTATT AAATCACACCCACCCTCAATCCCTTCATCTATACCCTGAGAAACAAGGATGTAGAGGGTGCTCTTAGAAGACTCCTGGCAAAGGGGGTACCTTCAacatggtggagga AATCCTAtgtgcaagcacagatcactatccacacctccccctGGGAGCCTATGCAGCCTgtcagggtcctgtga